Genomic DNA from Manihot esculenta cultivar AM560-2 chromosome 15, M.esculenta_v8, whole genome shotgun sequence:
ACAGATTGTATTCCAGAAGCCACTTTGTTAAAGGATTTGAACTAGTGCTCCTTTTAATTGTTTACGATTTGTTTAGGCGTTCCTACCAGAGCAGTATGGCTTATGTGCTTATTACTTATTCAATTTGGTTCTTGTCAATAACTTGGTTATTTGCACCATTTCTATTTAACCCTTCTGGCTTCAGCTGGGACAAAATAGTGGATGACTGGAAAGATTGGAATAAATGGATCAGGGAGCAAGGTGGTATAGGAATTCAGCAGGATAAAAGTTGGCAGTCTTGGTGGAATGATGAACAAGCACATCTTCGTCGTTCAGGACTGGGTGCTAGATTTTTTGAGATACTACTTTCTGTTCGATTTTTTATGTACCAATATGGTTTGGTGTATCACCTTGACATCTCACAACACAGCAAAAACTTCTTAGTTTATCTGCTTTCGTGGGTTGTGATTCTTGTAGTTTTTCTATTATTCAAGGTATTTATGCTCCCTTTTACTCTCTGTCACTACAGTTAATAGTTACATGCATTCTAGTTATGTTTGtgtagggagttacactagttGTATGTCAATCTTCTTGCTCAACTAATAAAACCATGTGTAATACTTTCACCCATCCACATAATCCAGGCTAGTAAAAAGCCAGATATCAAATGCTCGATTCTTTATTGTGTTAATATTATCTTCTTGTCATATGCAGGCTGTGAACATGGGAAGGCAGCAATTCAGTGCTAGTTACCACCTAGTTTTCAGACTTTTTAAGGCGTTTCTCTTCATTGCAGTTGTTTCCATTGTAATTACTCTTTCACTTATCTGTGAACTATCCTTGAAGGACGTAATTGTATGTTGTCTCGCGTTTTTGCCCACTGGATGGGGCTTGATATTGGTAAGCACTAAGCTTGATTGAAGGAGCTTTTAGGTTTCTTTTTTTCTTGAATGTTGTGTGGTTGATCATATTGTGGTTGTATTTTTCAGATTGCACAAGCTGTGAGACCCAAGATAGAGAATACAGGAGTGTGGGAGTTCACCGAAGTCCTTGCAAAGGCATATGATTATGGAATGGGTGTTGTTCTTTTTGCACCCATAGCTGTTTTGGCATGGCTTCCTATCATCTCAGCCTTTCAGACTCGTTTTCTTTTCAATGAAGCCTTCAACAGGCATTTGCAAATTCAACCTATTCTTGCAGGGAAGAAGAAAAAGCAATGATCACGCTTTGAACTTtgcaatttttataattttgtgaaATTTGTTCAATAGAACAATTAGGAAGCATCccaaatttattttgtatatagAATCATTTTTCATTAGTCttaataaaacataaaatgaaacACATCGTGTATATTTTATTTGACTTGTATAGAAGATTCAGTCGAGGATAATTATATAGTTCGCATAGCGGttctttttctctctatttttagagacgtttttctctcatctttttcGCCCTTTTGGCCTAGGGGTTAGGTCCTTTTCTCTGCCGTTGAGTGGCTCTTCTCTGTCCCTTCCAAACACAGGAAGGTCTTCCTATAATGATGTGGGTTTTACCTCCCTTTCTCTTCAGTGAGTGAGTGTTGTAAATaagattttgtttttttaaatgcaAATCTAATGCTTTACAATGGGATGTTTTTGAATGGATCTATTGTTTTCTTCTCTTCCGAAGCATAGACTGGAATTCACTTGCATGTGGTTCTTAAGGATTAGAGGGAGTTTCTCCCTCGTCCAATCACAATATAGAGATGGTTCTGTTGTATTTGCTTGTGTTTGTTGGTTTTCTATCCTTTGCTTGCGGATTTTTAGAGCATCCAAAACTATGGTTTCTCCTTCCATCTCTAGCAGAGATCGAATGATGGTTAGTCGTGAGACCCAGAGTTCAAAAAGTGTGAATGGGATGTTGAAGAATAACTTCAGATTCCTTTTGTCGATGTTACAATTTGTATCTATGAATCCTTGTTATCGTCTACCCTGGTCACCATTTGTACGTTGTTTAGGTAAAGAAGGTTGGGTCAaaggattaaaaaaaaacataagtaaagacatttattattttttttttaacttaattgAGGTCGTAGCAAACGAaggattatatttttttatgacagTAGGAATAAAAAAGCTGAGGGAATAAGAATAGAATTAATGGCATAATTAGTAAATAGTGTGCTCTCAATATAAAATGGAACTCTAAACTTTAAAAttctagtttaaaattaaaaccatGCTTCATCGCacgttattttaaaataaacgaaTTCATGGGCTGAAGACCAAACTGATATTCGTGCTGGGTTGGGAGTATCGCTCGTCAAAAAGCTCAGATTCTCAAGAGAGTAGACCAATTTCTTCTTGAGCCGCGTTTAAAAGGGAGAGCACAGTTTACCAAATAAATCAAATTCAATTATCTTATTAGGTTTTTGAGGGAAAAAAAGTTCAATCTTAAATTATTAGTTAggaaaattataacaaaaacagccaatttttctattaattatataaattattcacTAATCAATCATTTTTAAGTTACACGTATTAATAATCGAAATAATTGAACGTTTAAAACTCAACAGTTCTGTTTACAATTGGCTATTTAAGTTATCAAGAATTCAATTCAGTTTGGCGAAGAGAAATGATAGTgcataaaataagaaaattgttACCAATATTAAAAGGTGATTGCTGACGATCAAGAAAACAAATAGATTTGAAAAATCAGAAaccgagaaaaaaaaaaaaacaaatagatTTGAAAAACCAGAAAAGGAAAAGCATTCGGAGATTTGTATAAGCTTGGTCACCAGTATTCACATTTTGGTTAATTCAAatcaaaactaatcaaatcgaatattaaaattttaatatttataaaaattaaaaattaaaattttaatatttataaaaattaaatattaaaattttaatatttataaaaattaaattcaactgATTTGAATTATCtcagattttttaataaatttttattttttacactttactattttaaaatttaattaaaatattttaactttaattataatataatccctatattatcaaaaataatatactattactagttcgattcaatttttttattaaaattaaatcgaatcaaaataattaaaatttttaaaataaaaatcaaactaaaataataaaaaatgaaagtaAATTTCCATATTAATTcagtgaaaataattttttcgatttgaatttaATACTGTCACATGAAATAATACTGCTCCATGAAATATAGATATAGACACCGTTGCTGGCATGTGATGTGAACCAAACAAATAAAACACAAATtttcaaatagaaaaatatcattaaaagagTCTCCACATGCTAACACTTTACATTTTCAACAATTAATTCTAAATGCTGATAAGAATGTTTCTTGCCTTGGGTGATATAAAACAATCACAATGCCCCATCTAACAAGTATACAAAAATTTCGAGGCACAGATTCCACCTAGCTAAGTCATCTGTTTTATCAGATGGGATCTCCAAGCCTATAATTTACAATGGCCAGAAGTTCGATCAAGGCCACATTTTTGGATAAATCCCATATTTTTAAAGACATGTTAAAGCAATAAAGTAGGAAACTCAGTAGAATTACTGACCCTTTTGGAACTATTCCCTCTCCATAACCCTTTTGTAGAATGGGTTGACAAGAATGAGTCTAATACATAGCCGCTTTCCTCCAAGTCTGAGATGAACTTAGTCTGTGGCCTGCTACTTGAAAATGTTCTACAGCAAAAAGTGTTCTGCGAGGATGACTGTGGAGGATACAAGTTATTGAAGATTGAGGATAATGTATCTGCGTTGCATGTCTCGGTGTAATCCACAGTACTAAAGGAATCTCTGCTCTCAGTAGAGAAAGAAGCCTCATCTGAGCTTGTAAAGAGCGACCAATCACTTGATGTAGCATCAGAGAATTCCATTGCTTGTGCAACGTTTCTGTTTGTGCTCCCCAGAATCCCATTGGTGTGGTTGTCAAGACCAATACCTTTTTTTGGTTTGAGATCCAATGATGGCTCTGTGCCAAGAAAGTGACTGCTTGATTTGCCATGTCCCTTTCTTGAAGGCTTCTGCATCCGTGATGATGAGCAGTGTCTTGCAGATGATGAAACTTGTTGCTGGATAGGTTTCTCATAAAATTCCCTCTGAAGGCGAGGGCAGGATCTAGGAAGAAACATGAATGAAAAGTGAAATGAACCATGGATGGCAAACTCAGACATACTACATCAGTAAATGGCGTAGTTGCATTTCTAAGAAACTATGGTCGAGAGAGGAGAGAATAGTTAAAAGGAGCAAAAGTTAAAGGGAATTTAGGCCCAAAAGTATACCTCATGTAAAATAGAATGTATGCTCCCTCTGACATCACTTGGCTCATTGGCACTGGATGAACCTGTCAAGGAACCATGATCCAAAACCTTGAAATCCTAACTCATTAAACAAGGAACTGACAAACAAAATTAAAACCATAATATCAAATGTCACCGATATTGTTAAATCTCCATATCAACCATTCAACTTTAAAGGCAagcagaataataaataaaataatgaagaTAATTTACGACATATGTCTGTAGTAAAAAAAAGGGATAGCAGATACTTACAACATCGATCGATCAATGTAAAAATATAGCATGTGACATCAATGTATTTATAAGGTTACGCATCCATGTAAAGTGCTTTTCAGAtacttataataaataaaactaaaagaaGCATTGCAAACTCATTAATACACAACTGTCATTCATTCTTCCAAAAGATCACTTCATCGGTGGGCTTATATTTATGTGTATAAAATATAACCTTGCTGAGCAGTTATGTTAAGAATAACCACCAAAAAGATATGAAATGATGAGAAAGATTTACCTCAGTGTCATCTACCCTGAACCAGTTTCCATGAAGATCCTTTACATATGCCACATAATGCCCAGAAAAGGATGCATTCAATGTATCCAAGTGCACCACAACAGCATAGAGCATGTAAAGAGGAGGAATATCTTCCGTTCCAGTCATAAATGGGATCATATCCAGCATGTCAGGAAAAGTAATACATTTGTTTATCTTCCCATATTGTCCTCCCTGGTGAAGGAAAACCCAGAATCAAAGCACTAAACAAGTCTgacaatgaaaaattaaaatcccaTCTAGCCAATAAAAGAACTGAAAAGCAGACATTCCAAGAACTATATCAATTACAAGATCAACCTAGATAAGCTTAAAATAAAGACATCTGTTGTTAAAATTCAATATCAATTTGTCATTCGGGCATACCCAGAGAACAATGCCTAGAAAGCTAAGCTATCTCCTTTTTACTTTATGTAAAACTCAAAGAAGATTAGGTGAATCTCATATCAGTCAGTTGTATAATTAGAACTCGTAAAACCaataaacatcaaaactaacagtGACAGCTGCTGAGAATGCATGAACAAAGGTAGACTGTAGTTAGATTGACAGAGTTAGAAGTATCACAGTGAAGGCCTCATTGGCCAAATATACAAGTGCTACCTGGAATCGCTTCAAAACAATTGTCAGAATGTTTGGTGCCTCGTGTATGCTCAATTGCTTCCTAGCTCGGACATATGTGGCACACCTTATTATCATAATATTTGCAGTGCCAATAAGTTACTTACGTTTCAACCTCCACAGTTAAAAACTATTGTAAGATGAGGATATAATAACAACATAAAGAAAGGAGAAAATGCCATCACACCTTCCACATCTATACATGTTTTCACCATCCAATTCTTCAGGGGTTGTAAACTGAGTCAATGCATCTTCTAGTGACTCAACCCAACCGAATATCTCTAGCGTAAGGTCCATTATACTTTCATGTCGTTCCGACTCATGATGACATCTCAGACATTTGACCTAtataaaaaggtaaaaaaaataagaaataaaataccAATCATGAGTATTATCAGTGAATCGAtagaaaatgaattttaaaacataagtgaaAACTCAAAGAACTTTTACAATGAAACTAATGAAAGAGTTTCAAAGAAGTAACTTAGAAACACCTTTGACCTAAGACGCCCACCAAAAGTATGTTGTATAAAAGTTGTTTCTTGTAATATGGGATTGACCTTGTCCTCGCCACCTTGCCCTTCCAAACATATGGCCTGCATTGATGCAACCAGAAGCCTAGACAGAAAAAGCTTATGAATACAAGCAAACAAAAGAATTGTAGGAATAATGTCTACAGATAATAAAATTTGGAAACGAAAAGAGAACATTGGCTTGTAATCTTTAGAAGACCTTAAAAACTCATGTGCATCTTCCTGACTTCCACCTCCAATCTGACAATTGATATTCTGCATATGCAAAAGGATTCTACTAGGAGACAGAGGGCCACCGCATTCTCTTAACAACATTACATGTTTCTCAAGTTCACACATAAGACACCAATCTTTCGCACAACCTAACAAGCACAGGACAACAAAAAATGAGGACATGCAGAAAAAAATTCAGATGTACATCACAAAGAACAGGGACAGAGAGGAAATAAAAGTACAGGCTCTTGAATGTGATCTACGAAGCAAGAAGATGACCAGTGGCTTTGTGCAGGTTAAACATTGAAGGACAGCATTGGCATAACAACTGCAAGATAGGAGCAGTGATCATTAAAAATGTTACATCCACAAAAGTTATATCAGATGAAGAAACAGAAGCCAGAAATTGCATAACCTATCTCTCAATCTCAAATGGCTAAAAAGGCAGTGATTGGTTACTTTTCTTATGCAGATAACAAGAAAGTAAAGAAACAATTATGATCTAGATTTTATTTAGGATATTTTAGCATTAGGGCACTTTCATCCTTTTAGAGTTCCATTTATAAGTCTATTCAAATGTATTTAGTTGTTGCTCTAATATTTTAAGTCTAAGGCCATTCTTGTAATTCTGAGATTTGCTGGAAAAAGTTTTCCAAAGGTATTGAGGAGggtcttcattttttttctgcGTTGGGTCTTCATTTTTATTTCTGAGTTCTTAGTGATTAACACCATTCCCTTTAGTTTTCCTTAAACAGTGGATTGTTTTGTTTAGATTTTACAAAAAAGATTCTAACAAAATGGAACTTTTATATGTTATCATTCACCtttattatttatgtaaaaGAATCATTTCacaaaatattagaaaaatgaaaaaaaatgtgaCACTACACaaaaaaaatgtatataaaattatactttttcataaaaattattattccaaaataataacaataagtggaattaattttttgaaaaaatatcagacatttatgttttttattttgaagtGTCTCCATTTTTATGTTAATCTAATATATTTTCCTCAAAATAATAGCTTCCCAAAATTATTTCATGTAAAACATATGAGAGAATTGTCAAGTTAAAATCTCTTCATAAAGCAAAGTAATCTGGcttctcattttttttataaaaaataattatttaaaaaaagtaacTATAGTAGCCATCCTATAAGTATATCTAAACTTTATGCTAATTCAGTTTTAAAGTGAacaaaattttttgtttttgtttttgagTTGTTTGATGCAATTCTAACTCCAAAGAGTGTAATGCTCTCTGATGAGAATGAGGCCCAGCACCTGTTTGTGTGAGGCTAGTAGTTTATTTTGTTTCTTTAACTTTCTTCCTCAAGAAAATCAAGTCTGGCAGGTTATTTTAAGCCTTAAGGACGAGTTTTATAGACCCTAATTTCTAAGAGTCAAGTTTTCCCCAGTCACTCTGCATGATTTTCACAAATACACATAACCATGAAAAGCTGCCTTCTACAATCTACATATACAATTTCTTGTTGTCTTGTTCTTGtctaatatgaaaataaaatgcaatgtgAATAAAAGAAACATTAGTTCTCCTAAATTTGCAAACATTAATATAAAAGACAAAAGTGATGATAATGATACCTGTTTCCACAGTTGACAAGTCCCCTAGGTGACAAATTCACGGACTCACAGTTGAATATCTTAACAAATTCTTCATAAGGGAACAGCATCTGAGATAAAATGATTGCACACATAAAAAAAGATTCCAGAAACCGTTCAACCAAACATCATAATCAATATATTGATCAAGCTAAGTTCATAAACTCTTGAATTTGGTTGGAAACTAAACATTACTTTTTTGTGTGCACCATTAATTCCAGTAACATTCTGTCTACTAAGTCTCGTTGACCTCCTTACGCCCATCATCTTCACAATACCAACACCTGCAACCCCATTGCTTCCTGGAACAGGAATGGCATATCCCATTCTAACAGTCTCTGCGTCATAGGTGTCAAGTCAAAGGAAATTCagcaagaaaaatatatattcaaaaaaGTGATCCAGTAAACCCACTTGAATCATCTGCAACTTTTGCCCTGCCATCTACTTCCGAGCATGATTGTTCTCCAAAAACTTTCATTGTTGACTTTGATGATTTAGAAATTTTGTTCCCCACAGGCTGCAACGCACATTTACCCTTTACACTTCCTTGCATAGGTGTTGTTTCATAAGAACACTTCAATTCCCCCATCTCATCATTAGAAGTATTTTCTACATTTGACAAATTTTCTCCATTCAAAATAATGCCCGTTTCAGTTTCATGCACCTTTATCCCATTTTTTCCTGAATGCAATGAACTCAAAGGTCCATGTTTGCTTTTTGATTCAACCATCTTCCCTGGTTCTCTTAAAAATTTAGGAATTACATGCACATAATGAGCAGTATCTTGCCCATTGACATACAGACCAGTGGTGTCGCCAGAAGAATTTATGCAGGCAGGCCTTGTTCCAGAAGTTTCTTCAGAAGAATCAAGTACAGCCATGTCATGTCTTATGAACATTTCTCTGTTGGATTTACAATAAACCCACTTTTCTGTGCTTCTTTTTTTCAGCATGGCCTCATGAGAGCCATCAACTACAGAAGAATTGGTCCAAGCAGAAACACCATCTATTATTGGAGGATGAACTGTATTCTCTGAAGGTGCATTATTCATCAAAGCTGACTTAA
This window encodes:
- the LOC110601625 gene encoding ubiquitin carboxyl-terminal hydrolase 15, producing the protein MLEPREADIPVLFLVLVVLPLVAYFLLGKWSEAAKKRERIDLLAHMATEESFRAEAVPTVAATATAFPFVSPSKNGIHVCARCLSPATTRCSRCKSVRYCSGRCQIIHWRQVHKQECQQSETTSSCSSPNASAIKDAIPERASSFSICDSLNSFYSGYHIKSALMNNAPSENTVHPPIIDGVSAWTNSSVVDGSHEAMLKKRSTEKWVYCKSNREMFIRHDMAVLDSSEETSGTRPACINSSGDTTGLYVNGQDTAHYVHVIPKFLREPGKMVESKSKHGPLSSLHSGKNGIKVHETETGIILNGENLSNVENTSNDEMGELKCSYETTPMQGSVKGKCALQPVGNKISKSSKSTMKVFGEQSCSEVDGRAKVADDSKTVRMGYAIPVPGSNGVAGVGIVKMMGVRRSTRLSRQNVTGINGAHKKMLFPYEEFVKIFNCESVNLSPRGLVNCGNSCYANAVLQCLTCTKPLVIFLLRRSHSRACCAKDWCLMCELEKHVMLLRECGGPLSPSRILLHMQNINCQIGGGSQEDAHEFLRLLVASMQAICLEGQGGEDKVNPILQETTFIQHTFGGRLRSKVKCLRCHHESERHESIMDLTLEIFGWVESLEDALTQFTTPEELDGENMYRCGRCATYVRARKQLSIHEAPNILTIVLKRFQGGQYGKINKCITFPDMLDMIPFMTGTEDIPPLYMLYAVVVHLDTLNASFSGHYVAYVKDLHGNWFRVDDTEVHPVPMSQVMSEGAYILFYMRSCPRLQREFYEKPIQQQVSSSARHCSSSRMQKPSRKGHGKSSSHFLGTEPSLDLKPKKGIGLDNHTNGILGSTNRNVAQAMEFSDATSSDWSLFTSSDEASFSTESRDSFSTVDYTETCNADTLSSIFNNLYPPQSSSQNTFCCRTFSSSRPQTKFISDLEESGYVLDSFLSTHSTKGLWRGNSSKRVSNSTEFPTLLL